One genomic region from Lujinxingia vulgaris encodes:
- a CDS encoding LemA family protein yields MSDDATTRSEPGGLKTKLVMLVLGPILMGLSVLVALSSFSELETARAIDRMVEQRLGGALEGPARLTGEVVAAGDVFSATGYEGRCVYHRTDTFERRGRGKKNEWRRTGSEVQKANFTLRDATGELKVVASDAPQYVVPKVYEEQRGNNRVEEFCLEVGDEALIEGVVKRSGSALQVVFEAGEELPLRVVAGGAEAARELASGGSFALLLVSLLLLVLGLWSLFNGIGLVSVGGFMVVLTLGVLVSLLGFGARLTVGELEANAAQVARAKQSAETSIRKMMGSSARGWEANWEEPWNLSAGPFEGLSRGERARVELMRVNVSSAVDEARLFQRRPPELFFSMALGYPWFEEVALSEAEEALKPEVERGWRRGLGLGAGLGGGALMTLLMLVFSYAGLRELKRLRISRNLPTPPVAGVSYGPTEVKGRVALHPEYGPLESPVEKRPCVAWAIGGETYDSAIDHKGKIKKGFDRKTYEAVPFYCVDESGKVLVEVHGAEILSDHVETRKQGKEETHYHRIDEGDEVYVLGTATIDPETHTSLQVTRGEKDVPYIISTWSERRVQRSKFRRATAFVAVGLVALMGMALSALGLITIFSPLMLVGVATAVFAWALILPVIFLYNDLIFMRLRADRAWANIEVSLKKRFDLISKLEEVVRGHMEHERGLLEAVTSARARREKLGKSREGLEAVAEEEEVLSQRVMGLVEAYPELKSQELVDQLSQSLKDVENELGLMRQGYNDAVTFYNTRRETFPQKVVAGPLGFEPRLLWEGREVPGSGSEASL; encoded by the coding sequence GTGAGCGATGACGCGACGACCCGAAGTGAGCCCGGTGGCTTGAAGACAAAGTTGGTGATGCTGGTGTTGGGCCCGATCTTGATGGGGCTCTCGGTGCTGGTGGCCCTCTCGAGCTTCTCGGAGCTGGAGACCGCCCGGGCGATCGATCGGATGGTGGAGCAGCGCCTGGGTGGCGCGCTTGAAGGCCCGGCCAGGCTCACTGGCGAGGTGGTGGCTGCGGGCGACGTGTTCTCGGCGACCGGCTATGAGGGGCGCTGTGTGTACCATCGCACCGACACCTTTGAGCGTCGCGGACGCGGCAAGAAGAACGAGTGGCGTCGCACCGGCTCCGAGGTGCAAAAGGCGAACTTCACGCTGCGCGATGCGACCGGTGAGTTGAAGGTCGTGGCCAGCGATGCGCCGCAGTACGTTGTGCCCAAAGTGTATGAGGAGCAGCGGGGCAACAATCGCGTCGAGGAGTTCTGCCTGGAGGTGGGCGATGAGGCGCTGATCGAGGGCGTGGTCAAGCGCTCCGGGAGTGCGTTGCAGGTGGTCTTTGAGGCTGGCGAAGAGCTGCCGCTGCGGGTGGTTGCCGGCGGTGCCGAGGCTGCGCGCGAGCTGGCTTCGGGCGGAAGTTTTGCGCTGCTGCTGGTGAGTCTGCTGCTGCTTGTGCTGGGGCTGTGGAGCCTCTTCAACGGCATCGGGCTGGTCTCAGTGGGCGGCTTTATGGTGGTGCTCACTCTCGGGGTGCTGGTCTCGCTGCTGGGCTTTGGCGCGCGGCTGACCGTGGGTGAGCTGGAGGCCAACGCCGCGCAGGTGGCGCGGGCGAAGCAGTCGGCGGAGACCTCAATCCGCAAAATGATGGGGAGCTCGGCCCGGGGCTGGGAGGCTAACTGGGAGGAGCCCTGGAACCTGAGCGCGGGGCCTTTTGAGGGGCTCAGCCGCGGGGAGCGCGCCCGGGTGGAGTTGATGCGCGTCAATGTGAGCTCGGCGGTCGATGAGGCGCGGCTTTTTCAGCGCCGGCCGCCGGAGCTCTTTTTCTCGATGGCCCTGGGCTACCCCTGGTTTGAGGAGGTCGCGCTCAGTGAGGCTGAAGAGGCGCTGAAGCCCGAGGTGGAGCGGGGCTGGCGCCGCGGGCTGGGTCTGGGGGCGGGGCTTGGCGGCGGGGCGTTGATGACGCTTTTGATGCTGGTCTTCAGCTACGCCGGGTTGCGGGAGCTTAAGAGGTTGCGGATCTCGCGCAACCTGCCCACGCCACCGGTTGCCGGGGTGAGCTATGGCCCCACCGAGGTGAAAGGGCGTGTGGCGCTGCATCCGGAGTACGGCCCGCTGGAGTCGCCGGTGGAGAAGCGCCCCTGTGTGGCCTGGGCCATCGGCGGGGAGACCTACGACAGCGCGATTGACCATAAGGGCAAGATCAAAAAGGGCTTTGATCGGAAGACCTACGAGGCGGTGCCTTTCTACTGCGTTGATGAGAGCGGCAAGGTGCTCGTGGAGGTGCACGGCGCCGAGATCCTCTCGGACCATGTGGAGACGCGTAAGCAGGGTAAGGAAGAGACGCACTACCACCGGATTGATGAGGGTGATGAGGTTTATGTGCTGGGCACGGCGACCATCGACCCTGAGACGCATACCTCGCTGCAAGTGACACGGGGGGAGAAGGATGTGCCCTACATTATCAGCACCTGGAGTGAGCGGCGGGTGCAGCGCTCGAAGTTCCGGCGGGCGACGGCCTTTGTGGCCGTGGGGCTTGTGGCGTTGATGGGCATGGCGCTCAGTGCGCTGGGGCTCATCACGATCTTCTCGCCACTGATGCTGGTGGGGGTGGCCACGGCGGTGTTTGCCTGGGCGCTGATTTTGCCGGTGATCTTTTTGTACAACGATCTGATCTTTATGCGTCTGCGCGCCGACCGGGCCTGGGCCAATATCGAGGTGTCGCTCAAGAAGCGTTTTGACCTGATCTCGAAGCTCGAAGAGGTCGTGCGCGGCCATATGGAGCATGAGCGCGGGCTGCTCGAAGCGGTCACCTCGGCGCGGGCGCGGCGCGAGAAGCTGGGCAAGAGCCGCGAGGGGCTGGAGGCGGTCGCCGAGGAAGAAGAGGTGCTCTCGCAGCGGGTGATGGGGCTTGTGGAGGCCTACCCCGAGCTTAAGAGCCAGGAGCTCGTCGATCAGCTCAGCCAGAGCCTCAAAGACGTGGAGAATGAGCTGGGGCTGATGCGTCAGGGCTATAACGACGCGGTGACGTTCTACAACACGCGTCGGGAGACCTTTCCGCAGAAGGTGGTGGCCGGGCCGCTGGGCTTTGAGCCGCGCCTGTTGTGGGAGGGGCGCGAAGTGCCGGGCTCCGGGAGTGAGGCGTCTCTCTGA
- the murI gene encoding glutamate racemase has protein sequence MNPQAQRPIGVFDSGVGGLTVMRALVEALPHEDLLYLGDTARVPYGNRGAETIRRYALNAARQLVGHNIKALVVACNTATAYALPALQDALEIPVFGVVDPVATLAARRSAGGHIAMIGTRATVRSNSYTRALMNLRPDAHVHPIACPLLVPLAEEGWTEGPVVEQVLRHYLEPLASTPVDTMILGCTHYPLLHDAIASVAAEVMRRPLELLDSASATATALRETLAALSLHTPSTDPGSHRFLLTDLPEGFVETASRFFGQSVAERCEHVDIIDSFATPHG, from the coding sequence ATGAACCCACAGGCCCAACGCCCCATCGGCGTCTTCGACAGCGGCGTCGGCGGACTCACCGTCATGCGCGCGCTGGTCGAGGCGCTGCCTCACGAAGATCTCCTCTACCTGGGAGACACCGCGCGTGTCCCTTACGGAAACCGCGGCGCCGAGACCATCCGCCGCTACGCGCTCAACGCCGCCCGCCAGCTCGTCGGCCACAACATCAAGGCCCTGGTCGTGGCCTGCAACACCGCCACCGCCTACGCCCTGCCGGCCCTCCAGGACGCCCTGGAGATCCCCGTCTTCGGTGTGGTCGACCCGGTCGCCACCCTGGCCGCGCGCCGCTCCGCCGGTGGCCACATCGCCATGATCGGCACCCGCGCCACCGTGCGCAGCAACAGCTACACCCGCGCCCTGATGAATCTTCGGCCCGACGCCCACGTCCACCCCATTGCCTGCCCGCTCCTTGTGCCCCTGGCCGAGGAGGGCTGGACCGAGGGTCCGGTCGTCGAGCAGGTGCTTCGCCACTACCTCGAACCTCTGGCATCCACCCCGGTCGACACCATGATCCTGGGCTGCACCCACTACCCCCTCTTGCACGACGCCATCGCCTCGGTCGCCGCCGAGGTGATGCGCCGCCCGCTTGAACTTCTCGACAGCGCCTCGGCCACCGCCACCGCGCTCCGAGAGACCCTGGCTGCCCTCTCTTTGCACACCCCTTCGACCGACCCGGGCTCCCACCGCTTCCTGCTCACCGATCTTCCCGAAGGCTTTGTCGAGACCGCCTCGCGCTTCTTCGGCCAGTCCGTCGCCGAGCGCTGCGAACACGTCGACATCATCGACTCCTTCGCCACACCCCACGGTTAA
- a CDS encoding PEGA domain-containing protein, which produces MAHLRSYLLAIAATLATALTLSAGSTAHAQVVAGLKTDYGPTVDAPLREALNEGILDAFDQNSLYSYIPADRVRSQLNPVVRDCFTADCLIRAGEATGAQAGLRLIVREEGQIYDWSLEIFELQEGTALVEDRGVCELCGRAEVVNQVRTAIIANLATLDLNDRGAPPRAEALDTGSAPAAAPGQKRLRISVVPADTRILLNDEEVGQGEVTLEVEPGQQELRFASETHRDLRETIIVSESSPELIMLRVHLSGAPAPQRMVVTRGDGFVDHIEDKRLAYGWAGVGAGALFTVAGILLIAQDGEPTCEEGTAYSRCPTLYNTAPMGVTFTVLGTTAMAAGAVLLTWPLLAGEAEEADPVSLNVGPAIGRGFAGLRFNGRF; this is translated from the coding sequence ATGGCACACCTTCGCTCCTACCTGCTGGCCATCGCCGCAACGCTCGCCACTGCGCTGACCTTAAGCGCGGGCTCCACCGCCCACGCCCAGGTCGTCGCCGGCCTCAAAACCGACTACGGCCCCACCGTCGACGCCCCGCTGCGCGAGGCCCTCAACGAGGGCATCCTGGACGCTTTTGACCAGAACTCCCTCTACAGCTACATCCCCGCCGATCGCGTGCGCTCCCAGCTCAACCCGGTGGTGCGCGACTGCTTCACCGCCGACTGCCTCATCCGCGCCGGAGAGGCCACCGGCGCCCAGGCCGGCCTGCGACTGATCGTGCGCGAAGAGGGCCAGATCTACGACTGGTCGCTCGAGATCTTTGAGCTTCAGGAGGGCACAGCCCTCGTCGAAGATCGCGGCGTCTGCGAGCTCTGCGGCCGCGCCGAGGTCGTCAACCAGGTGCGCACCGCCATCATCGCTAACCTGGCCACCCTCGACCTCAATGATCGCGGCGCCCCGCCCCGCGCCGAAGCCCTCGACACCGGCTCCGCCCCGGCGGCCGCGCCCGGCCAGAAACGCCTGCGCATCAGCGTGGTGCCCGCCGACACCCGCATCCTCCTCAACGATGAAGAGGTCGGCCAGGGCGAAGTCACCCTGGAGGTTGAGCCCGGCCAGCAGGAGCTTCGCTTCGCCTCGGAGACCCACCGCGACCTGCGCGAGACGATCATCGTCAGCGAGTCCTCCCCCGAGCTCATCATGCTGCGCGTGCACTTGAGCGGCGCCCCCGCCCCCCAGCGCATGGTGGTCACCCGCGGCGACGGCTTCGTCGACCACATCGAAGACAAGCGCCTGGCCTACGGCTGGGCCGGCGTCGGCGCCGGCGCCCTCTTCACCGTGGCCGGCATCCTGCTCATCGCGCAGGACGGCGAGCCGACCTGCGAGGAGGGAACGGCCTATTCGCGCTGCCCCACCCTCTACAACACCGCGCCCATGGGCGTGACCTTCACCGTCCTGGGCACCACCGCCATGGCCGCCGGCGCCGTGCTCTTAACCTGGCCTCTACTCGCCGGCGAAGCCGAAGAAGCCGACCCCGTCAGCCTCAATGTGGGCCCGGCCATCGGCCGGGGCTTTGCCGGATTGCGCTTCAACGGGCGATTCTAA
- the mtnC gene encoding acireductone synthase, with product MTQLPYRAVLLDIEGTTTPVTFVYDVLFPYARERVAEFLKNNLENPEVQRDLELLREQAQEDAAGDFPTAPQIPTDAAADALVEAAVANIHWQMDADRKTTALKSLQGKIWKDGYAAGTLVASVYPDVFNALRRWQELEIPAYIYSSGSIAAQKLLFGHTEEGDLRPQLAGYFDTTTGPKKNAQSYLDIAHLIHQAPEDVVFVTDNLDEAIAAADAGMKTRVALRPGNAPLPDHDHTTLTTFDALFED from the coding sequence ATGACCCAGCTCCCCTACCGCGCCGTCCTCCTCGACATCGAAGGCACCACCACCCCGGTGACCTTCGTCTACGACGTCCTCTTCCCCTACGCCCGTGAGCGCGTCGCCGAGTTTTTGAAAAATAACCTCGAAAACCCCGAGGTTCAGCGCGACCTTGAGCTCTTGCGCGAGCAGGCCCAGGAAGACGCCGCCGGCGACTTCCCCACCGCCCCGCAGATCCCCACCGACGCCGCCGCAGACGCACTGGTTGAGGCCGCCGTCGCCAACATCCACTGGCAGATGGACGCCGACCGCAAGACCACCGCCCTCAAATCCCTCCAGGGCAAGATCTGGAAAGACGGCTACGCCGCCGGCACGCTTGTGGCCTCGGTCTACCCGGATGTCTTCAACGCCCTTCGCCGCTGGCAAGAGCTCGAAATCCCCGCCTACATCTACTCTTCGGGCAGCATCGCCGCCCAGAAACTCCTCTTCGGCCACACCGAAGAAGGCGACCTTCGCCCCCAACTCGCCGGATACTTCGACACCACCACCGGCCCCAAAAAGAACGCGCAGAGCTACCTGGACATCGCCCACCTCATCCACCAGGCCCCCGAAGACGTGGTCTTTGTCACCGACAACCTCGATGAAGCCATCGCCGCGGCCGACGCCGGCATGAAAACCCGCGTCGCGCTGCGCCCCGGCAACGCTCCGCTTCCGGACCACGACCACACAACGCTCACCACCTTCGACGCCCTCTTCGAAGACTGA
- the rpoB gene encoding DNA-directed RNA polymerase subunit beta, with translation MGLTIKSNFRVRKDYGSIKKIVDIPNLIAVQRRSYDDFLQTDVPHEERTDTGLQGVFKSVFPIKDFNETSTLEFISYNLEKPKYDIDECIARGMTYAAPVKVVIRLVVWDVDEDTETRSIRDVKEKEVFFGDIPLMTEKGTFIINGTERVIVSQLHRSPGSFFDHDKGKSHSSGKFLYSARVIPYRGSWLDFEFDAKDIVHVRIDRKRKMPATVLLRALGYSTEELLNYYYDTEQIFLEGTNFFKTVNLDLLPGQVASRDVVDEEGNVLVKKGKKFTRGSTRRISKAGLTRIPIALEEVLGKVAAEDIFDMETGEILVECNEELTEAKLEELLTRGIESINVLFIDNVNVGPYLRNTLLVDKITNAEDAILEIYQRLRPGDPPTQEQAQNLFDNLFFNPERYDLSDVGRLKLNYKFHREIVVPLEEREKALLEKIESASSKKAREEAEAELAEVTEELDRWRIQTLREEDILETMRYLIELRNGRGTVDDIDHLGNRRVRTVGELLENQYRIGLVRMERGIKERMSISQDIETLMPDDLINAKPVSAVIKEYFGSSQLSQFMDQNNPLSEVTHKRRLSALGPGGLTRDRAGFEVRDVHVTHYGRICPIETPEGPNIGLIASLSTYARINKYGFVETPYRKVVDGKATTDVRYYSALEEENNVIAQANAELNDDGSFVNDQVAVRDAGEPTFVTPDRVTLMDVSPNQLVSVGAGLIPFLENDDANRALMGSNMQRQAVPLMRSRSPLVGTGIEGTVARDSGITIVAKHAGVVESCGADRIVVRPDDTGDQLFVKPDIYNLLKFTRSNQGTCFNQRPLVDVGDRVEAGEILADGPSTERGELALGQNCVVAFMPWNGFNFEDSILLSERLVKEDWFTSLHIEEYEATARDTKLGPEEITRDIPNVGEEALADLDEAGIIRIGAEVTADDILVGKITPKGESQLSPEEKLLRAIFGEKAGDVRDTSLRMPPGTSGTVIGAQVFYREGAEKDERTIAIEDAEEAKLLKDQNDEIRILRDAAYRKMRDILGGKKTRSDLVDESRQVLVKGGTKLTEKVLNEVPRRYWADFDIDEDTSSKLMQILGDVEDQILVIRTNYGDKIAKARKGDDLPPGVIKMVKVYVAVKRKLQVGDKMAGRHGNKGVISRILPEEDLPFLEDGTPVDVVLNPLGVPSRMNIGQILETHLGWAARGLGVRITEMLEEMQKPENLREYLLSAFKDEETRQIINDVDDENLLEFARSMKGGVHMATPVFDGAPESEIREMLELADLDISGQSILYDGRTGEAFDSPVTVGVMYVLKLHHLVDDKIHARSIGPYSLVTQQPLGGKAQFGGQRLGEMEVWAIEAYGAAYTLQEFLTVKSDDVQGRTRIYESIVKGDFSLDPGLPESFNVLIKELHSLCLNVELLEDVA, from the coding sequence ATGGGTCTAACGATCAAGTCGAACTTCCGGGTCCGCAAAGACTACGGTTCGATTAAGAAGATTGTCGACATTCCGAATTTGATCGCAGTGCAGCGGCGCTCCTACGACGATTTCCTTCAGACCGACGTGCCTCACGAAGAGCGCACCGACACCGGTCTGCAGGGCGTCTTCAAAAGCGTCTTCCCGATCAAGGACTTCAACGAGACCTCGACTCTGGAGTTTATCAGCTACAACCTCGAGAAGCCCAAGTACGACATCGACGAGTGCATCGCGCGCGGCATGACCTATGCGGCGCCGGTCAAGGTGGTGATCCGCCTGGTCGTCTGGGATGTGGATGAAGACACCGAGACGCGCAGCATCCGCGACGTCAAAGAGAAAGAGGTCTTCTTCGGCGACATCCCCCTGATGACCGAGAAAGGCACGTTCATCATCAACGGCACCGAGCGGGTTATCGTCAGCCAGCTGCACCGCTCGCCGGGCTCCTTCTTCGATCACGATAAGGGCAAGAGCCACTCCTCGGGTAAGTTCCTCTACTCGGCGCGTGTGATCCCTTACCGCGGCTCCTGGCTCGACTTTGAGTTCGACGCCAAGGACATCGTGCACGTGCGCATCGACCGCAAGCGCAAGATGCCGGCCACCGTGCTGCTGCGCGCGCTGGGCTACTCCACCGAAGAGCTGCTCAACTACTACTACGACACCGAGCAGATCTTTTTGGAGGGGACCAACTTCTTCAAGACGGTCAACCTCGATCTTCTGCCGGGTCAGGTCGCCTCGCGCGACGTGGTCGACGAGGAGGGCAACGTCCTCGTCAAGAAGGGCAAGAAGTTCACGCGTGGCTCCACGCGCCGCATCTCCAAGGCCGGCCTGACGCGTATCCCGATCGCGCTGGAAGAGGTGCTCGGCAAGGTCGCCGCCGAAGATATCTTCGACATGGAGACCGGCGAGATCCTGGTGGAGTGCAACGAAGAGCTCACCGAGGCCAAGCTCGAAGAGCTTTTGACGCGTGGCATTGAGTCGATCAACGTGCTCTTCATCGACAACGTCAACGTCGGCCCCTACCTGCGCAACACGCTGCTGGTGGACAAGATCACCAACGCCGAAGACGCGATCCTCGAGATCTACCAGCGTCTTCGCCCCGGCGATCCCCCCACCCAGGAGCAGGCGCAGAACCTCTTCGACAACCTCTTCTTCAACCCGGAGCGCTACGACCTCTCGGACGTGGGTCGTCTGAAGCTCAACTACAAGTTCCACCGCGAGATCGTGGTGCCGCTTGAGGAGCGCGAGAAGGCGCTGCTGGAGAAGATCGAGTCGGCGTCGAGCAAAAAGGCCCGCGAAGAGGCCGAGGCCGAGCTGGCCGAGGTCACCGAGGAGCTGGATCGTTGGCGCATTCAGACGCTTCGTGAAGAGGATATCCTCGAGACGATGCGCTACCTCATTGAGCTGCGTAACGGCCGCGGGACCGTCGATGACATCGACCACCTCGGTAACCGTCGCGTGCGTACGGTCGGCGAGCTGCTGGAGAACCAGTACCGCATCGGTCTGGTGCGTATGGAGCGCGGCATCAAAGAGCGCATGAGCATCTCGCAGGACATTGAGACGCTGATGCCCGACGACCTGATCAACGCCAAGCCGGTGAGCGCGGTGATCAAGGAGTACTTCGGCTCCAGCCAGCTCTCGCAGTTCATGGACCAGAACAACCCGCTCTCGGAGGTCACGCACAAGCGTCGTCTCTCCGCCCTGGGACCGGGCGGTCTGACCCGCGACCGCGCCGGCTTCGAAGTGCGCGACGTTCACGTTACCCACTACGGCCGAATTTGCCCGATTGAGACGCCGGAAGGTCCGAACATTGGACTTATCGCGTCGCTCTCGACCTACGCACGCATCAACAAGTACGGCTTCGTGGAGACGCCTTACCGCAAGGTGGTCGACGGCAAAGCCACGACCGACGTGCGTTATTACTCGGCGCTTGAGGAAGAGAATAACGTCATCGCTCAGGCCAACGCCGAGCTCAATGACGACGGCAGCTTCGTCAACGACCAGGTCGCTGTGCGTGATGCCGGTGAGCCGACCTTTGTGACGCCGGATCGGGTCACGCTGATGGACGTCTCGCCCAACCAGCTTGTGAGTGTGGGCGCCGGTCTGATTCCTTTCCTGGAAAACGATGACGCCAACCGCGCGCTGATGGGCTCGAACATGCAGCGTCAGGCGGTACCGCTGATGCGCTCGCGCTCTCCGCTGGTCGGTACCGGCATTGAGGGGACCGTGGCGCGCGACTCCGGCATCACCATCGTGGCCAAGCACGCCGGTGTGGTGGAGAGCTGCGGCGCCGACCGCATCGTGGTGCGTCCCGATGACACCGGTGATCAGCTCTTTGTGAAGCCGGACATCTACAACCTGCTCAAGTTCACCCGCTCCAACCAGGGCACCTGCTTTAACCAGCGTCCGCTGGTCGATGTGGGTGACCGCGTTGAGGCTGGCGAGATCCTGGCCGACGGCCCCTCCACCGAGCGTGGGGAGCTGGCCCTGGGGCAGAACTGCGTCGTCGCCTTCATGCCCTGGAACGGGTTCAACTTCGAGGACTCCATCCTGCTCAGCGAGCGCCTGGTCAAAGAAGACTGGTTCACCTCGCTGCACATCGAGGAGTACGAGGCCACTGCGCGTGACACCAAGCTCGGGCCCGAAGAGATCACCCGCGACATCCCCAACGTGGGTGAAGAGGCGCTGGCCGATCTCGATGAGGCCGGCATCATTCGCATCGGCGCGGAAGTGACCGCTGACGACATCCTCGTCGGTAAGATCACGCCCAAGGGTGAGTCGCAGCTCTCGCCGGAAGAGAAGCTGCTTCGCGCGATCTTCGGTGAGAAGGCCGGTGACGTCCGCGACACCTCGCTGCGCATGCCCCCGGGCACCTCGGGTACCGTGATCGGTGCGCAGGTCTTCTACCGCGAAGGCGCTGAGAAGGATGAGCGCACCATCGCGATTGAAGACGCCGAAGAGGCCAAGCTGCTCAAGGATCAGAACGACGAGATCCGCATCCTCCGCGACGCGGCGTATCGCAAGATGCGCGACATCCTCGGCGGCAAGAAGACCCGCAGCGATCTGGTCGACGAGTCGCGCCAGGTGCTGGTTAAGGGTGGCACCAAGCTCACCGAGAAGGTGCTCAACGAAGTTCCGCGCCGCTACTGGGCCGACTTCGACATCGATGAGGATACCTCCTCGAAGCTCATGCAGATCCTGGGCGACGTCGAAGACCAGATCCTCGTCATCCGCACCAACTACGGCGACAAGATCGCCAAGGCGCGTAAGGGCGACGATCTGCCCCCGGGCGTCATCAAGATGGTCAAGGTGTACGTGGCGGTGAAGCGCAAGCTTCAGGTCGGCGATAAGATGGCCGGTCGCCACGGTAACAAGGGTGTTATCAGCCGCATCCTCCCCGAAGAGGACCTCCCCTTCCTGGAAGACGGCACGCCGGTCGACGTGGTGCTCAACCCGCTGGGTGTTCCCAGCCGTATGAACATCGGTCAGATCCTTGAGACGCACCTGGGCTGGGCCGCTCGCGGGTTGGGCGTGCGCATCACCGAGATGCTCGAGGAGATGCAGAAGCCGGAGAACCTGCGCGAGTACCTTCTGAGCGCGTTCAAAGACGAGGAGACTCGCCAGATCATCAACGATGTTGATGACGAGAACTTGCTTGAGTTTGCCCGCTCGATGAAGGGCGGCGTGCACATGGCGACGCCGGTCTTTGACGGGGCGCCGGAGAGCGAGATCCGCGAGATGCTTGAGCTGGCTGACCTAGATATCAGCGGTCAGTCCATCCTCTACGACGGACGCACCGGTGAGGCGTTTGATAGCCCGGTGACCGTCGGCGTGATGTACGTGCTCAAGCTGCACCACCTTGTTGACGATAAGATTCACGCTCGCTCGATCGGGCCCTACAGCCTTGTGACCCAGCAGCCGCTCGGTGGTAAGGCGCAGTTCGGTGGTCAGCGCCTGGGTGAGATGGAGGTCTGGGCCATTGAGGCTTACGGCGCCGCCTACACCCTGCAGGAATTCCTGACGGTGAAGAGCGATGATGTGCAGGGTCGTACGCGCATCTACGAGTCGATCGTCAAGGGTGACTTCTCGCTGGATCCGGGTCTGCCGGAGAGCTTCAACGTGTTGATCAAAGAGCTCCACTCGCTCTGCCTTAACGTCGAGCTTCTCGAAGACGTGGCGTAA
- a CDS encoding NERD domain-containing protein kinase family protein — MATYIPIGAPANDAETEGIRLLRDLLPDHYVVIGNFDLRLKGRRNSLEFDAVVIGEHGIYAVEIKGWSGPITGDARRWTTPWTTLDNPLTHLERKTKALRQFVAGRTEGFDPAIFCAPVVLFPRQVEGLELPEEQRRHVVQPDEIYGYFVDLELLHKHGPGPLRDAALHRAVVEAIVPEANALKDQVTIEAYEIEEELEVGHRHWREFLGQHRYVKSRGKVRIKAYTMDLLGDAERQQAELARAVRDTEALSVLDDNPYVARSYDMVRDKDDELIFYMISEYVGSKTLGTYLERAREHGWKLARRLKLACELVEAVKSIHQAGIIHRNLHPGVFYMTRGGARVPFKIADFDFARVQQLDSISDDLNSIGTEGYRAPELWMGEPYDHRVDIFSLGAILYELMTLERLFEGMGDLLQIDEIWSKRRQAIIWPQLAEAIGEMIRSSADERVASLEAVARALDGIEPGQG; from the coding sequence ATGGCAACTTATATCCCGATTGGCGCTCCGGCCAACGACGCCGAGACCGAGGGAATCCGACTTCTGCGTGACTTGCTCCCGGATCACTATGTGGTGATCGGCAACTTCGATCTTCGGCTCAAGGGCCGCCGAAACTCACTGGAGTTCGACGCGGTGGTCATTGGCGAGCACGGCATCTACGCGGTCGAGATCAAAGGGTGGAGCGGCCCCATCACAGGCGACGCCCGCCGCTGGACGACGCCCTGGACGACGCTGGACAACCCGCTGACGCATCTGGAGCGCAAGACCAAGGCGCTGCGCCAGTTTGTGGCGGGGCGCACCGAGGGCTTCGACCCCGCGATCTTCTGTGCGCCGGTGGTGCTCTTTCCCCGACAGGTCGAAGGGCTGGAGCTCCCCGAGGAGCAGCGCCGCCATGTAGTGCAGCCCGATGAGATCTACGGCTACTTCGTCGACCTCGAGCTTCTGCATAAGCACGGCCCGGGGCCGCTTCGCGACGCAGCGCTGCATCGGGCAGTGGTCGAAGCGATTGTGCCAGAGGCCAACGCCCTCAAAGATCAGGTGACCATTGAGGCGTATGAGATCGAGGAGGAGCTTGAGGTCGGCCATCGCCACTGGCGGGAGTTTTTGGGCCAACATCGCTACGTGAAGAGCCGCGGCAAGGTGCGCATCAAAGCCTACACCATGGATCTTCTCGGCGACGCCGAGCGCCAGCAGGCCGAGCTTGCGCGCGCGGTGCGCGACACCGAGGCGCTCTCGGTGCTCGATGATAACCCGTATGTGGCGCGCTCCTACGATATGGTGCGCGATAAAGATGATGAGCTGATCTTTTATATGATCAGCGAATATGTCGGCTCCAAGACGCTGGGCACGTATCTGGAGCGCGCCCGCGAACACGGCTGGAAGTTGGCGCGGCGCCTTAAGCTCGCCTGTGAGCTGGTGGAGGCGGTGAAGAGCATTCACCAGGCCGGCATCATTCACCGCAACCTGCATCCGGGGGTGTTCTACATGACCCGCGGCGGAGCGCGCGTGCCCTTTAAGATCGCCGACTTTGATTTTGCGCGGGTCCAGCAGCTTGATTCCATCTCCGACGATCTCAACAGCATCGGCACCGAGGGCTATCGCGCGCCGGAGCTGTGGATGGGCGAGCCTTACGATCATCGGGTGGATATCTTCTCGCTCGGCGCGATCCTCTATGAGCTGATGACGCTGGAGCGCCTTTTTGAGGGGATGGGCGATCTCCTGCAGATCGATGAGATCTGGTCAAAACGCCGTCAGGCGATCATCTGGCCACAGCTGGCCGAGGCGATCGGCGAGATGATTCGGTCCAGCGCTGATGAGCGCGTCGCCAGCCTGGAGGCGGTCGCGCGGGCGCTTGACGGGATTGAGCCAGGCCAGGGGTAG